The Herbiconiux sp. SALV-R1 nucleotide sequence GGGCGCGGTGGTCGCGCGGCAGAACGTGCCGGTGCTGCTGCGGTCGGTCGACGACGACCCGTGGGTGCCGCTGCACCGCATGGCGTCGACCTCGGCGCTGCTCGTGGGTGCCGGGGCGCACCTCGATGTGCTCGTCGAGCCGGGCTCGGAGCACGTCATCACCGACCGGGCCGTCGCCGACGCCCGCGGGCTGCTCACGCGGCTGCGCGACGGCGGATACTGAGAACCTGCGGCACCGGCGCCTTTCCCCAGACCTTTCGGAGACACGATGAGATTCGACCACCGCACCCTTCCCCAGCGCGTGCGATTCGGCACGGGTGGCGCGGCCGAGGCGATCGCGGCGGAGGTGCAGGAGCGGGGTGCGCGAGCGGTGATGGTGATCGCCGCTCCCTCCGAGCTCGCCCTGGCGGAAGGCATCGCGAGCGGCGTCGACGTCGCCCTGTGGTGGTCTGACGTGGCGCCTCACGTGCCCATCGCCCACGCCGAGCGGGCGCGGTCGGCTGCCATCGCATCCGGGATCGACCTCGTCGTGTCAGTGGGCGGCGGGTCGACGACGGGGCTCGCGAAGGCCATCGCGCTCACCTCGGGGGTGCCGATCGTCGCCGTGCCCACCACGTACGCGGGTTCGGAGGCCACCAACGTGTGGGGCCTGACGACGGATGCGCGCAAGACCACCGGGGTCGACGACGCGGTGCTGCCGGCGGTCGTGGTGTACGACTCGGCGCTCACGCTGAGCCTGCCGGTCGAGCTGTCGGTCGCTTCGGGCCTCAACGCGATCGCGCACTGCATCGACTCGATGT carries:
- a CDS encoding maleylacetate reductase; this translates as MRFDHRTLPQRVRFGTGGAAEAIAAEVQERGARAVMVIAAPSELALAEGIASGVDVALWWSDVAPHVPIAHAERARSAAIASGIDLVVSVGGGSTTGLAKAIALTSGVPIVAVPTTYAGSEATNVWGLTTDARKTTGVDDAVLPAVVVYDSALTLSLPVELSVASGLNAIAHCIDSMWAPSTDPLNRALAEEGIREVAGALPVIVASPDDVAARERMQYGAYVSAVAFASAGSGLHHKICHALGGAYDLPHAQTHSAVLPQVLAFNAPSAPEASERIARALGASSAVEGLERLYASLPVVRALSEVGYAAESIPESASLILPLVPPSNPRPVDEPALEGILRAALEGRAIA